A stretch of DNA from Methanocaldococcus sp.:
TCCAAAAACTATTAAAGAACTTTCAAAGTTTCCAATTAATGCTAAAAAAGCATCTTTATTGATACTTATAACTCCTATTTTTGCCAAGTAAAGTAAGCTTAATATATAGATACCTATTAAAAACGCTACTATTTTTATCGCCTTTTTTGCAGCCCATCCTACAACAAATCCTATAATAAACCCTCCTCCAATATCTGGAATAAATTGTGTAATGTCCATAATTACTCACCTTCTTAATAATTACTTGGTTATTATTAATTTAAGTATAAAAAAG
This window harbors:
- a CDS encoding FUN14 domain-containing protein, coding for MDITQFIPDIGGGFIIGFVVGWAAKKAIKIVAFLIGIYILSLLYLAKIGVISINKDAFLALIGNFESSLIVFGNKLVGLIHSLSFGTSFLIGFGLGFKKG